One window of Leopardus geoffroyi isolate Oge1 chromosome B3, O.geoffroyi_Oge1_pat1.0, whole genome shotgun sequence genomic DNA carries:
- the EXOC5 gene encoding exocyst complex component 5, protein MATTAELFEEPFVADEYIERLVWRTPGGGSRGGPEAFDPKRLLEEFVNHIQELQIMDERIQRKVEKLEQQCQKEAKEFAKKVQELQKSNQVAFQHFQELDEHISYVATKVCHLGDQLEGVNTPRQRAVEAQKLMKYFNEFLDGELKSDVFTNSEKIKEAADIIQKLHLIAQELPFDRFSEVKSKIASKYHDLECQLIQEFTSAQRRGEISRMREVAAVLLHFKGYSHCVDVYIKQCQEGAYLRNDIFEDAAILCQRVNKQVGDIFSNPETVLAKLIQNVFEIKLQSFVKDQLEECRKSDAEQYLKNLYDLYTRTTNLSSKLMEFNLGTDKQTFLSKLIKSIFISYLENYIEVETGYLKSRSAMILQRYYDSKNHQKRSIGTGGIQDLKERIRQRTNLPLGPSIDTHGETFLSQEVVVNLLQETKQAFERCHRLSDPSDLPRNAFRIFTILVEFLCIEHIDYALETGLAGIPSSDSRNANLYFLDVVQQANTIFHLFDKQFNDHLMPLISSSPKLSECLQKKKEIIEQMEMKLDTGIDRTLNCMIGQMKHILAAEQKKTDFKPEDENNVLIQYTNACVKVCAYVRKQVEKIKNSMDGKNVDTVLMELGVRFHRLIYEHLQQYSYSCMGGMLAICDVAEYRKCAKDFKIPLVLQLFDTLHALCNLLVVAPDNLKQVCSGEQLANLDKNILHSFVQLRADYRSARLARHFS, encoded by the exons GAGCCTTTTGTGGCAGATGAGTATATTGAAAGACTTGTGTGGAGAACCCCAGGAGGAGGCTCTAGAGGGGGACCTGAAGCTTTTGATCCCAAAAG GTTATTAGAAGAATTTGTAAATCATATTCAAGAACTCCAGATAATGGATGAAAGGATTCAAAGGAAAGTAGAGAAACTAGAGCAACAGTGTCAGAAAGAAGCCAAGGAATTTGCCAAGAAAGTACAAGAGCTCCAGAAAAGCAATCAG GTTGCCTTCCAACATTTCCAAGAACTAGATGAGCACATCAGCTATGTAGCAACCAAGGTCTGTCACCTTGGAGACCAGTTGGAAGGGGTAAACACACCTAGACAACGGGCAGTGGAGGCTCAGAAATTGATGAAATACTTCAATGAGTTTCTAGATGGAGAATTGAAATCTGATGTTTTTACAAATTCTGAAAAG ataAAGGAGGCAGCAGACATCATTCAGAAGTTGCACCTAATTGCCCAAGAGTTACCTTTTGACAG ATTTTCAGAAGTAAAATCCAAAATTGCAA GTAAATACCATGATTTAGAATGCCAACTGATTCAGGAGTTTACCAGTGCTCAAAGAAGAGGTGAAATCTCCAGAATGCGAGAAGTAGCAGCAGTTCTGCTTCATTTTAAG gGTTATTCCCATTGTGTTGATGTTTATATAAAGCAGTGCCAGGAG GGTGCTTACTTGAGAAATGATATATTTGAAGATGCAGCAATACTCTGTCAACGGGTAAACAAACAAGTTGGAGATATCTTTAGTAATCCAGAAACAGTACTGGCTAAACTtattcaaaatgtatttgaaatcaaACTACAG agTTTTGTGAAAGACCAGTTAGAAGAATGTAGGAAGTCTGATGCAGAGCAGTATCTCAAAAATCTCTATGATTTATATACAAG AACCACAAATCTTTCCAGCAAGTTGATGGAGTTTAACTTAGGTACTGATAAACAGACTTTCTTGTCTAAGCTTATCaagtccattttcatttcctatttggAGAACTACATTGAGGTAGAGACTGGATATTTGAAAAGCAGAAGTGCTATGATCCTACAGCGCTATTATGATTCAAAAAACCATCAAAAGAGATCCATTGGCACAGGAGG TATTCAAGATTTGAAAGAGAGAATTAGACAACGTACTAACTTACCACTGGGGCCAAGTATCGATACTCATGGGGAAACTTTCCTATCTCAAGAAGTGGTGGTTAATCTTTTACAAGAAACCAAACAAGCCTTTGAAAGATGTCATAGG ctttctgATCCTTCTGATTTACCAAGGAATGCCTTTAGAATTTTTACCATTCTTGTGGAATTTTTATGTATTGAGCATATCGATTATGCTTTGGAAACAGGACTTGCTG GAATTCCTTCTTCAGATTCTAGGAATGCAAATCTCTATTTTTTGGATGTTGTGCAACAGGCCAAtactatttttcatctttttgacaAGCAGTTTAATGATCACCTTATGCCACTAATAAG CTCTTCTCCTAAGTTATCTGAATGccttcagaagaaaaaagaaataattgaacaAATGGAGATGAAATTGGATACTGGCATTGATAG GACGTTAAATTGTATGATTGGACAGATGAAGCATATCTTGGctgcagaacaaaagaaaacagattttaagcCAGAAGATGAAAACAATGTTTTGATTCAATATACTAAT GCCTGTGTTAAAGTCTGTGCTTATGTGAGAAAGCAagtggaaaagattaaaaattccATGGATGGGAAGAATGTGGATACAGTTTTGATGGAACTTGGCGTACGTTTTCATCGACTTATTTATGAGCATCTTCAACAATATTCCTACAGTTGTATGGGTGGCATGTTAGCAATTTGTGATGTAGCTGAATATAGGAAGTGTGCCAAAGACTTCAAG ATCCCACTGGTATTACAGCTTTTTGATACTCTGCATGCACTTTGCAATCTTCTGGTAGTCGCCCCGGATAATTTAAAGCAAGTCTGCTCAGGAGAACAACTTGCTAATCTGGACAAAAACATTCTTCACTCCTTCGTACAACTTCGTGCTGACTATAGATCTGCCCGCCTTGCTCGACATTTCAGCTGA